The nucleotide window AAAGTTGGTGAGCCGGTGATTGATAAGCGGGCAAGTGAAGACGTGACACGAGACGAGTGACCTGAAAGGTTGTATGTTTGCATTCATCTACGAAGCCCATAGGCACCATTcatcagactccgcaacaatcaatcggatcggcatgattgattcctatctaggttaaaggctgcctaatgaagtaattctttaacctatataggaatcaatcatgtcaatcgattgattgttgcggagtctgccaTTCATCGAGTATATCCATGACGTCCAAAATCCCACATCATTAATCAAGTTGTAATATCCGTAAACCGACTGCCGAAAATGCCCTTAATTTGCCCCCCTCAAAGCGCCCTCAACTTACCATTATTGTACTTCCACAGCTGCTCCAAGCACACAGCAGCAGCCACATACTTCCAACTCTTCAAGTTCCTGTAGTTCTCCCACCCTTGAGTCTCCAGAGCCACCATGAAGCATGCAATCGAGCGCGGCAACGCCTCAGTGTCTTCGTATTCGACCCAGTCCCCATCGCCCAGTTGGATGCGTTTAATCATGGCACTGACATCGCGGTTGAAGCGCTCTTGAACCTCGAGGTTGGCCTCGCGGATGTAGCGAGATGGCGCGCGTTCCTTCTTGCCGAGAATACTGCCGCTGAAGACTTCAAGTTCGGTGAGAGGCGCGCCACGTGTAGGACGCAGGGTATCCATAATCTCCAGCATGTTCGCTTCGTAGGTCTCACGCAGGCGCTCAGCCAGGTCCCAATGGTGATCCCACATCACTCCTCGCGTCTCGCGCTGAATATAACGCTTGAGCTTCTGGATTAGGGACTCGCCACCCCAGCGATTGCGGAAGGTTTCAAAGTCATTCTTCATCCTATTGAAAAACTTCCTTTCGTCGATGTCACGATAGAGGATACCGAGGATCTTGTCACTCTTGTAGTATCGACTCCTCGCTTTGTCGGCATCGAGTACACTGACGCCATCAGGGTCGTCGATATCGTCTGGCTCCAACTCCTCTAGCTCGGCAGCGCCCAGTTCATTGACAACGAGATTGGTGCCAGGTGCCATAAAGTCTGGACGGATATGGTCGAAACCGCGAGGTATCTTCGATATGTCGGCTGAGATTCCAGACTTGCTAAAGTCGACAGCATCTGATGCAAGCTGAGCAAGTAGCAAACACTCTGGATCATTGGTTCCCGTGGACTTGTCAGCTCGTATCTTGTGCTTGTTTGAGATCTGGCCTAGGCGATCCATATTCATGTACTCAATGAAGAAATCGACAATGTCGTTGACCTCTACCGGACGACCCAGGTCTTTTGCCCCATTCGATTTGTAGTCTGCAGGCGGCATAGTAAAGTCCGGAATAAGACGCTGGTCATAGATTATATGAAACAGGTCCCCATCCAGGTCTCCACCGCTAAGTTGCGAAGGAAGGTCGCGAGCGCCTCGTTGAGAAAAGACGACGCAATTATGCAGAGCTCTGAGAGACGAGTGTTCTGGGACATCTACTGCAGTGACGAGCTGGACGTCACCAGGATGAAGGGCTGGAGCTCTGGTGATTACGATGCGCTCACCGACAAGGATCCTTCTCCGCAGCTTGCCACTTTTATCGTAGTCTTGTGTTGCGATATAGACCTGACCCTCCTGAAGAAAGTTCGTCTCGTCCATAATACCGTACAAAAGATGGCCTTGTTCAATAGGAATCCGCGCACGATACTTGAGACTTCGCAGGTTTGTCATGGCTGCTACCTCCACAATGTCTGTCAGGAACCGGTCCGCATGGAAGGACAGGCCAATCTGGTGCATGAGCTCGAAAAGTCTTGGGACCTTGGCGTATACGCCCGAGTGTGAATATTCGAGGAAGCTAGCAGCATTCAACGGATGCTCAGTGATCATTTTCAGGGCGTTGACAGCCTCATCTTGCACCGCTTTGAAATTTCTCGCCGGTACTCCAAGATCCTCCAAGATCTTGATAAACTGATGGTTCAAGAAGACTTGCAGCGGTTTGTAGGCTGCACCACAGAGTTCCAAGTCGCGCCAGGTTTCTTTGGCAATGTACTTGGTCATACTCTGGCGAATGTGTAATTGCTCGCCTACCAATGACTCATCAAGCGACAAGACACCCTTTGCTCCGCGAAAGCGTATTTGCAGAATAGTTGGTCTCTGAGCCTTTCGCTCCGGGGGTAGAGTATTCCAGACTTTGCGAAGAATTTCTAGTGAAATTGTCCCACAGCCGTCGCTGAAAGTGCGCCCATTCCTTGCGATATCGGCCTTCGTCTCTGTGACATAGGCAGTACTCGGCACTGGAACAGAGAATATGGTGTCGGAAAAGGCCTGGCCTATTCTTGCTGAGCAGCGAGCACTGCAGTGTATGTGTGAGAAGTCGCCGAGGTCGCTAATGATATCTCTAGCACGGAACATGGTTCCATTCATCTCAAAGGGCGCCATAAACCAGGCCTGATGGCTGCGCAGTGAGGCATGGGAGAAACCGAGAAACTG belongs to Pyrenophora tritici-repentis strain M4 chromosome 10, whole genome shotgun sequence and includes:
- a CDS encoding RNA-dependent RNA polymerase, translating into MDIFIPSVPQDANHIELQVFLKDKLNQFDIVVFEIRKFRGQNGRSSWAILTVPSTGNGNRFLQQYGSRGRQVPLRTMVFQGQNLTFRMNNKPGQPDPLKVKSLQEKEAAMRSKMGSQAPKPQTSGRSTLAFQTLMTGVWDYDDMGKLVFDQKFKDRRQGYVTFGKSALVLYLQAGNPINWHCRIDIPYAIVEHTIPSFENGRHGSITFTLKSPPKIYNIQSTDDLHLYAGMDAPQMSDVLASLARLNLGPKERTLRLERLCALSPEHTKNSALCMVYKIAFPNTENAGLAWNFVKDFSVPAVYCWKTMVPKLKTFSIEDEYRVVERKLCSYDPSIPQAFSFAVRYQVTALMLEGTITPLNIIKLLPYVYHLAKQHGSDLTANAVRQLGQQIPTPSPQEDAKSFTTQKLAHNLRETILENEKRELIARELNVKQKKHHHLALTYKATVTPTGILLRGPDWDVSNRILRKYGTRTEYFMRVFFADEDGLSVFHDPRASQGNVYERFRSVLQHGIFVAGRTYQFLGFSHASLRSHQAWFMAPFEMNGTMFRARDIISDLGDFSHIHCSARCSARIGQAFSDTIFSVPVPSTAYVTETKADIARNGRTFSDGCGTISLEILRKVWNTLPPERKAQRPTILQIRFRGAKGVLSLDESLVGEQLHIRQSMTKYIAKETWRDLELCGAAYKPLQVFLNHQFIKILEDLGVPARNFKAVQDEAVNALKMITEHPLNAASFLEYSHSGVYAKVPRLFELMHQIGLSFHADRFLTDIVEVAAMTNLRSLKYRARIPIEQGHLLYGIMDETNFLQEGQVYIATQDYDKSGKLRRRILVGERIVITRAPALHPGDVQLVTAVDVPEHSSLRALHNCVVFSQRGARDLPSQLSGGDLDGDLFHIIYDQRLIPDFTMPPADYKSNGAKDLGRPVEVNDIVDFFIEYMNMDRLGQISNKHKIRADKSTGTNDPECLLLAQLASDAVDFSKSGISADISKIPRGFDHIRPDFMAPGTNLVVNELGAAELEELEPDDIDDPDGVSVLDADKARSRYYKSDKILGILYRDIDERKFFNRMKNDFETFRNRWGGESLIQKLKRYIQRETRGVMWDHHWDLAERLRETYEANMLEIMDTLRPTRGAPLTELEVFSGSILGKKERAPSRYIREANLEVQERFNRDVSAMIKRIQLGDGDWVEYEDTEALPRSIACFMVALETQGWENYRNLKSWKYVAAAVCLEQLWKYNNG